A single Nocardioides bizhenqiangii DNA region contains:
- a CDS encoding asparagine synthase-related protein, translating to MPFELIHGPGPADADQTRRWLEEGCRSAAPIRQGFVAVLTHADGTVLAATSSRSEIALYYWVDGSGLRWSPTVPGLVRQLREPPPLDVGKLADLMALHDEPERTALEGVRRLPVGHRLTWRQGWSSPETERWFTPSAEEDRSIRPKDAAGLLRDAIRHAVTASLPSSGPVAATLSGGLDSSMVAGTAASVLAGSGRTVHALTHVPLPGTADQSSTWEADDGPYARRMVDEIPGLEWHPIVHDDRTSPLTTLAALFPTSWSPVLNPANMVWLTAAAGRAAELGSPLLLTGASGNAPFSRDRDGLVRQLVTRGRLDRLPAEVLRRQRAGVPVHRAARSVLAEAVGERTRELVRQHLLRIGPPPAYPSFIEAMPLRPETLSDAARRRLAALDGSTSHSQADWIDFVLRDGSLATVPPPDGIWWSDPLSDPEVVSLALRLPLEAWLQGGLDRGLARVAAEGLVPDHIRLRTTRGAQAADVGQWLHGREQEYRDLVDRLRASPAASTFIDLDRVSRQLESGLPSGRAAAAWEETTGRALGLGLFASWYEDDVLR from the coding sequence ATGCCGTTCGAGCTGATCCACGGGCCGGGTCCTGCTGACGCCGATCAGACGCGTCGCTGGCTCGAAGAGGGATGCCGGTCGGCTGCGCCGATCCGCCAGGGGTTCGTCGCCGTACTGACCCACGCAGACGGGACGGTGCTCGCTGCGACGAGCAGTCGGTCCGAGATAGCGCTGTACTACTGGGTCGACGGCTCGGGCTTGCGATGGTCCCCAACCGTCCCCGGGCTCGTCCGGCAGCTCCGGGAGCCACCGCCGCTCGACGTGGGCAAGCTCGCGGACCTGATGGCGCTCCACGACGAGCCGGAGCGCACGGCTCTCGAGGGGGTCCGCCGGCTGCCGGTCGGCCACCGGCTCACCTGGCGGCAGGGCTGGTCCTCGCCGGAGACCGAGCGGTGGTTCACCCCCTCGGCCGAGGAAGACCGGTCGATCCGCCCGAAGGACGCCGCGGGTCTGCTGCGGGACGCGATCCGCCACGCGGTCACCGCGTCGCTGCCCTCATCCGGCCCGGTCGCAGCGACGCTGTCCGGCGGCCTCGACTCGTCGATGGTCGCGGGCACCGCGGCCTCGGTCCTGGCCGGCAGCGGAAGGACCGTGCACGCCCTCACCCACGTCCCCCTCCCCGGGACCGCCGACCAGTCATCGACGTGGGAGGCCGATGACGGCCCCTACGCCCGGAGGATGGTCGACGAGATCCCCGGTCTGGAGTGGCACCCGATCGTGCACGACGACCGGACCTCGCCGTTGACGACGTTGGCCGCGCTGTTCCCCACCTCGTGGTCGCCGGTGCTCAACCCGGCCAACATGGTGTGGCTGACGGCAGCGGCCGGCCGGGCTGCTGAGCTCGGCTCACCCCTCCTCCTCACCGGCGCGTCCGGCAACGCGCCGTTCTCGCGCGACCGGGACGGGCTCGTCCGCCAGCTCGTGACCCGCGGACGACTCGACCGCCTGCCCGCCGAGGTGCTCCGCAGGCAGCGAGCAGGGGTGCCGGTCCACCGCGCGGCACGCAGCGTCCTCGCCGAAGCGGTCGGCGAGCGCACCCGCGAGCTGGTCCGGCAGCACCTTCTCCGGATCGGGCCGCCGCCGGCGTACCCCTCGTTCATCGAGGCGATGCCGCTCCGGCCGGAGACGCTCAGTGACGCCGCCCGCCGCCGGCTGGCCGCCCTCGATGGATCGACCAGCCACAGCCAGGCGGACTGGATCGACTTCGTCCTCCGCGACGGGAGTCTCGCCACCGTGCCTCCTCCGGACGGCATCTGGTGGAGCGACCCGCTGTCGGATCCCGAGGTCGTCTCCCTCGCGCTCCGCCTGCCCCTGGAGGCCTGGCTCCAGGGCGGGTTGGATCGCGGCCTGGCCAGGGTCGCGGCCGAGGGGCTGGTGCCCGACCACATCCGCCTGCGTACGACGCGCGGAGCGCAGGCTGCCGACGTGGGTCAATGGCTGCACGGCCGGGAGCAGGAGTACCGCGACCTGGTCGACCGGCTCCGCGCGTCGCCCGCCGCGTCGACGTTCATCGACCTCGACCGGGTCTCCCGGCAGCTGGAGAGCGGTCTGCCGTCCGGACGGGCGGCGGCGGCGTGGGAGGAGACGACCGGCCGGGCGCTCGGCCTCGGGCTCTTCGCCTCCTGGTACGAGGACGACGTGCTGCGCTGA
- a CDS encoding phosphoribosyltransferase: MTTEPTGGDAPAREILSYELFGTAVRELAQQVVDDGYEPDIVLAIARGGLGLAMGMGYALDVKNLSAVNVEFYTGVDERLDVPMMLPPTPAAIDLTGMKVLIVDDVADTGKTLEVVRDFVADHVAEARTAVIYEKPWTVIHAEYVWRRTERWIDFPWSSTPPLVDRRGGLAH; encoded by the coding sequence GTGACCACAGAGCCCACCGGCGGCGACGCGCCGGCCCGCGAGATCCTCAGCTACGAGCTCTTCGGCACCGCGGTGCGCGAGCTCGCCCAGCAGGTCGTCGACGACGGCTACGAGCCCGACATCGTCCTCGCGATCGCTCGCGGCGGCCTCGGCCTGGCGATGGGCATGGGCTACGCCCTCGACGTGAAGAACCTGAGCGCTGTGAACGTCGAGTTCTACACGGGCGTCGACGAGCGGCTCGACGTGCCGATGATGCTGCCGCCCACGCCGGCTGCCATCGACCTCACCGGGATGAAGGTCCTCATCGTCGACGACGTGGCCGACACCGGCAAGACGCTGGAGGTGGTCCGGGACTTCGTCGCCGACCACGTGGCCGAGGCCCGCACCGCAGTGATCTACGAGAAGCCTTGGACCGTGATCCACGCCGAGTACGTCTGGCGCCGCACCGAGCGCTGGATCGACTTCCCCTGGTCGTCGACCCCGCCGCTGGTCGACCGCCGTGGGGGCCTCGCGCACTGA
- a CDS encoding GNAT family N-acetyltransferase, which translates to MTGSTLEPPTVSLRPMTRADFGDLLKWRLEPHVVRWFPSAKAVTAATIESWYGPRIDGAAPTRMFVVTADGTPVGFLQDYRISDHPDFAVLTPDPDAIGIDYAIGDPAWLHRGVGLRMLRAWFAIARADYPDATTYFAAPDHRNVASRRLLLKAGFVEGTWFDEAQPDGTTSTVVGHSLDVASVLGWLHDR; encoded by the coding sequence GTGACCGGATCCACCCTCGAGCCGCCGACGGTGTCGTTGCGTCCGATGACGCGCGCCGACTTCGGTGACCTGCTCAAGTGGCGGCTCGAGCCGCACGTCGTCCGGTGGTTCCCCTCCGCCAAGGCCGTGACCGCGGCGACGATCGAATCGTGGTACGGCCCCCGGATCGACGGCGCCGCGCCGACCCGGATGTTCGTCGTCACCGCTGACGGCACACCGGTCGGGTTCCTCCAGGACTACCGGATCAGCGACCACCCGGACTTCGCCGTACTGACGCCGGACCCCGACGCGATCGGGATCGACTACGCGATCGGCGACCCGGCGTGGCTCCACCGCGGGGTCGGGCTGCGGATGCTCCGGGCCTGGTTCGCCATCGCCCGCGCGGACTACCCCGACGCCACGACGTACTTCGCGGCACCGGACCATCGCAACGTCGCTTCGCGCCGCCTCCTGCTCAAGGCCGGTTTCGTCGAGGGCACCTGGTTCGACGAGGCGCAGCCGGACGGGACCACGTCGACCGTCGTCGGTCACAGTCTCGACGTGGCATCGGTGCTTGGATGGCTCCATGACCGCTGA
- a CDS encoding polyphosphate kinase 2 family protein codes for MTADADLVDALRLPAGPVDLASIDTNGAPGFAGGKEEGKATLYALGDTLSDLQERLFAEGKAGGNRSLLLVLQGMDTSGKGGTLRHTVGLMDPQGVRITSFKAPTPAELEQDFLWRIRKALPTAGYVGVFDRSHYEDVLIARVRQLAPLEEIERRYEAINAFEAELVEGGTTILKCMLHISADEQKARLLARLDDPSKHWKYNSGDVDERALWPAYQGAYQVAIERTNTDVAPWHVIPADKKWYRNLAIGHLLLDALETMDPQWPKADFDVAVEKRRLTEEDPLS; via the coding sequence ATGACCGCTGACGCCGACCTGGTCGACGCCCTCCGGCTCCCGGCCGGACCCGTCGACCTCGCATCGATCGACACCAACGGCGCGCCCGGCTTCGCGGGCGGCAAGGAGGAAGGCAAGGCCACGCTGTACGCGCTGGGCGACACGCTCTCCGACCTGCAGGAGCGGCTCTTCGCCGAGGGCAAGGCGGGTGGCAACCGCAGCCTGCTCCTGGTCCTGCAGGGCATGGACACCTCGGGCAAGGGCGGCACCCTACGCCACACCGTCGGTCTGATGGACCCGCAAGGGGTGCGGATCACGTCGTTCAAGGCGCCGACTCCCGCGGAGCTCGAGCAGGACTTCCTGTGGCGGATCAGGAAGGCGCTGCCCACGGCGGGGTACGTCGGGGTCTTCGACCGCTCCCACTACGAGGACGTGTTGATCGCCCGGGTCCGCCAGCTCGCGCCGCTGGAGGAGATCGAGCGGCGCTACGAGGCGATCAACGCCTTTGAGGCCGAGCTGGTCGAGGGCGGCACGACCATTCTGAAGTGCATGCTGCACATCTCGGCGGACGAGCAGAAGGCGCGGCTCCTGGCCCGGCTGGACGACCCGTCGAAGCACTGGAAGTACAACTCGGGTGATGTCGACGAGCGGGCGCTCTGGCCTGCCTACCAGGGCGCCTACCAGGTCGCGATCGAGCGCACCAACACCGATGTCGCGCCGTGGCACGTGATCCCTGCGGACAAGAAGTGGTACCGCAACCTCGCGATCGGCCACCTGTTGCTCGACGCTCTCGAGACGATGGACCCGCAGTGGCCGAAGGCCGACTTCGACGTCGCGGTGGAGAAGCGGCGGCTGACGGAAGAGGACCCGCTGTCGTGA
- a CDS encoding HipA family kinase: MNLPTVTVTRYVTPLREGGSLPGIVEADDLGTYVCKFRGAGQGLRVLVAEVIVAGLAERIGLRTPRQVVLDLGADLARYEADEEVQDLLRASIGLNLGIDFLPGAFGYDGDLAPHADVAARVLWLDAFCANVDRSWRNPNLLLWHDDLWVIDHGAALYFHHAWGNGVTDPERFARQPWDPSDHVLRTCRPGLPAADAEIRGRLADADLVDVVAQVPDAWLEPVPGAESPQELRAAYVAFLAARLSTRQWLPVAGAA; this comes from the coding sequence GTGAACCTGCCGACCGTCACGGTCACCAGGTACGTCACGCCGCTCCGGGAGGGCGGCAGCCTGCCCGGGATCGTCGAAGCCGACGACCTGGGCACCTACGTGTGCAAGTTCCGCGGCGCCGGCCAGGGCCTCCGGGTGCTGGTCGCCGAGGTGATCGTCGCGGGCCTGGCGGAGCGGATCGGGCTGCGGACGCCGCGCCAGGTGGTGCTCGACCTCGGGGCGGACCTCGCACGCTACGAGGCCGACGAGGAGGTGCAGGACCTGCTCCGCGCCAGCATCGGGCTCAACCTCGGCATCGACTTCCTGCCCGGAGCCTTCGGCTACGACGGCGACCTCGCACCGCACGCCGATGTCGCGGCGCGCGTGCTGTGGCTCGACGCGTTCTGTGCGAACGTCGACCGCTCCTGGCGCAACCCCAACCTGCTGCTCTGGCACGACGACCTCTGGGTCATCGACCACGGCGCCGCGCTCTACTTCCACCACGCCTGGGGCAACGGCGTCACCGATCCCGAGCGCTTCGCGCGCCAGCCGTGGGACCCCTCGGACCACGTGCTCCGGACCTGTCGGCCCGGTCTGCCCGCCGCGGACGCCGAGATCCGGGGGCGTCTCGCCGACGCCGATCTGGTGGACGTCGTCGCGCAGGTGCCGGACGCGTGGCTGGAGCCGGTGCCCGGTGCGGAGTCACCGCAGGAGCTGCGCGCGGCGTACGTCGCCTTCCTCGCCGCCCGGCTCTCGACCCGCCAGTGGCTTCCGGTCGCAGGTGCAGCATGA
- a CDS encoding DUF3037 domain-containing protein — MSMPYQYVVLRCVPRVDREEFVNVGVVLYCQAAEFLDVTWHCDADRLHAVDPSLDVDRVCDALTFVDGVCAGDGRGGDVAGQPLSQRFGFLKAPKSTVLQPGPVHGGLTADPARELDHLFTRLVG, encoded by the coding sequence ATGAGCATGCCCTACCAGTACGTCGTGCTGCGCTGCGTGCCGCGCGTCGATCGCGAGGAGTTCGTCAACGTGGGCGTCGTGCTCTACTGCCAGGCCGCGGAGTTCCTCGACGTCACCTGGCACTGCGACGCCGACCGGCTGCACGCAGTCGACCCGTCACTCGACGTCGACCGCGTGTGCGACGCGCTGACCTTCGTCGACGGGGTGTGTGCGGGCGACGGCCGCGGGGGAGACGTGGCCGGTCAACCGCTGTCCCAGCGCTTCGGGTTCCTCAAGGCGCCGAAGTCGACGGTGCTCCAGCCCGGCCCGGTCCACGGCGGCCTCACCGCCGACCCCGCCCGCGAGCTCGACCACCTCTTCACCCGGCTGGTCGGCTGA
- a CDS encoding sirohydrochlorin chelatase, whose amino-acid sequence MAAPALVALAHGSRDPRSAATVTALVNEVKALRPDLRIEKAFLELAKPSFQTVVDKLVRAGYEEIVVVPLLLNEAFHARVDVPEQIAEATTRHPGLQIRATDVLGLEPRFLEVLDERMRTALAGARVRELDALVLAAAGSSDPLANQAVARLARVWGTHHKLPVTAAYAAAAPPATGEAVRAFRAEGRRHIAVASLFLAPGRLLDHATELALEAGAVAVSEPLGAHPEIARTVLARYAVGAVELVPV is encoded by the coding sequence ATGGCCGCTCCTGCACTGGTGGCCCTGGCTCATGGCAGCCGGGACCCCCGCTCCGCCGCGACCGTGACCGCCCTCGTCAACGAGGTCAAGGCGCTCCGTCCTGACCTGCGCATCGAGAAGGCGTTCCTCGAGCTCGCCAAGCCCAGCTTCCAGACCGTCGTCGACAAGCTGGTCCGCGCGGGCTACGAGGAGATCGTCGTCGTACCCCTCCTGCTCAACGAGGCGTTCCACGCGCGCGTCGACGTACCCGAGCAGATCGCCGAGGCGACGACCCGCCACCCCGGCCTGCAGATCCGCGCGACCGACGTGCTCGGTCTCGAACCGCGGTTCCTCGAGGTGCTCGACGAGCGGATGCGCACGGCTCTGGCCGGCGCCCGGGTCCGGGAGCTCGACGCGCTCGTGCTCGCGGCCGCCGGCTCGTCGGACCCCCTGGCCAACCAGGCGGTCGCCCGGCTCGCCCGGGTCTGGGGCACGCACCACAAGCTGCCGGTGACCGCGGCATACGCCGCCGCCGCCCCGCCGGCGACCGGTGAGGCGGTGCGGGCGTTCCGCGCGGAGGGCCGTCGGCACATCGCCGTCGCGTCGCTCTTCCTCGCGCCGGGTCGCCTCCTCGACCACGCGACCGAGCTCGCCCTCGAGGCGGGCGCGGTCGCCGTGTCCGAGCCGCTCGGTGCCCACCCGGAGATCGCCCGCACCGTGCTGGCGCGCTACGCGGTCGGCGCCGTCGAGCTGGTGCCTGTCTGA